Genomic window (Kogia breviceps isolate mKogBre1 chromosome 15, mKogBre1 haplotype 1, whole genome shotgun sequence):
GTCAGTGTGACCGCAGTGCCTGCCCGCCCCAGGGCTGAAGGGGACGTACCAGGGCCTCACGGCCACCGTGCTGAAACAGGGATCCAACCAGGCCATTCGCTTCTTCGTCATGACCTCCTTGCGCAACTGGTACCGAGGTGCGTCTGTGCCCCAAGACCCTACCTCCAGGCCTGGAACCCAGCCCTTGTCCTCCGTCCCCTTCTGACCGCAGCCCTCATGCCCATCCAGGGGACAACCCCAACAAGCCCATGAACCCGCTCATCACTGGTGTGTTTGGAGCCATCGCGGGCGCAGCCAGTGTCTTCGGAAACACTCCTCTAGACGTGATCAAGACCCGGATGCAGGTGGGGGCGGGACGGGGGCGGGGCCGGAAAGGGGTGGGACTGGCTGCTGAATCTCGCAGCTGCTGGTGTTCTGCAGGGCTTGGAGGCGCACAAGTACCGCAACACATGGGACTGCGGCCTGCAGATCCTAAGGAAGGAGGGGCCCAAGGcgtgagtgggggaggggcagggctgccgtccccaccccaggcccccgcCTTCTACCTGGGCCACACCCCACCTCCTGTCCAcccaccccaggccctccccTTGTCCTGTCCCCAGGGAGTCTGCTCTTTCTGCTCTTGCTCCTCCCTTCGATCTCTGgacaccgcccccccacacacactttccAGACACACTGGCTTCATCTTCTCTTCACCCTCCCCCCTCAGGTTCTACAAGGGCACCGTCCCCCGCCTGGGACGTGTGTGCCTGGACGTGGCCATCGTGTTCGT
Coding sequences:
- the SLC25A1 gene encoding tricarboxylate transport protein, mitochondrial, with product MFEFLSNHMRDAQGRLDSTRGLLCGLGAGVAEAVVVVCPMETIKVKFIHDQTSPSPKYRGFFHGVREIVREQGLKGTYQGLTATVLKQGSNQAIRFFVMTSLRNWYRGDNPNKPMNPLITGVFGAIAGAASVFGNTPLDVIKTRMQGLEAHKYRNTWDCGLQILRKEGPKAFYKGTVPRLGRVCLDVAIVFVIYDEVVKLLNKVWKTD